In the genome of Bacteroides mediterraneensis, the window CTATGCGATACTGTTTCCTGTTTCTCTGCATGATGATATTTCATGGAATATTACATGCCCAAAGTGTCATAGATATACATTGCCACAATGTATTGCCTGAATTTCGAGCCCTGCTTGAACAGCATAATGCTGCCTTGGAAGAAACTTTCCCGTTGCCGGAGTGGAGTGAGGATGCCCATTTGAAGTTCATGGATGAGGCCGGTATTAGTCAATCCGTACTTTCCATGCCTGCCCCGCAGCCTTGGTTTGGCGATGCGGAGGAGTGCCGTCGAGCAATAAGAAGCTATAACGAGTCTTGTGCCCGGTTGAAAGCTAAATATCCTGACAGATTCCTTTTTTGCGCCTCACTTCCCTTGCCGGATGTGGATGCGGCTCTCCGGGAAGCCGTCTATGCACTGGATACGCTTGGTGCGGACGGTATCAAGTTGGCGACGAACAGTCGCGGGCAATATGTCGGGGATGCCGAGCTCGATACACTCATGCAGATTCTGAATGAACGGAAGGCCGTAGTTATCCTGCACCCTCACAAACCATCACCGGTGCATGAGGATATTATTGCCACTACACCGCTGGCTGTTTATGAATATCCGGCCGAGACGACACGAGCAGTCATCAACATGATTTCAAGAAATGTCCCGGCCCGTTATCCGGACGTGAAGTTTGTAGTTCCCCACTGTGGCTCTTTTCTGCCACTAGCCATCCCGCGTATGAAAGCTGTCCATCCGGCGATGGTATCAAAAGGATTCATGCAGGAAATCGACTGGGAAGCCAACCTCCGGAATCTTTATTACGACCTGGCAGGTGCTGCGACTCCTGAGGTGGTGCACACGTTGCTGACCATAACAACCCCCGACCATCTGCTTTACGGGTCAGATTATCCGTATCAGCCTGATCAGGTATTGAAGGCCGGATTGGAACGGATGCGTGCATGGATGTCAGAAGATCCGTCTCTCGCATCTCTACTGTCTGGAATCTTATATGGGAATGCAGTAGCTCTATTTGATAAACCTTGGTAAAATATGGACAGACGAGATTTTTTGAAGTGCTCGGCTTCAGCTGCTGCAACAGTGTTACTATCCTCAGTAGCAGTCGCCGACGAATTGTTTACTAAAAATGAAGATAAAATGAAAATTGTAGTATTGACAGGAAGCCCCAGACGGAACGGCAACACGAATTACCTGGCTGACCGTTTCATTGCAGGAGCTCAGGAAAAGGGACATGAGGTGTTCCGTTTCGATTGTGCCGCCCATAAGGTCAATGGCTGTATGGCTTGCAACCGTTGTGGTATGGACGGTGATTGTGTGCTGAAAGATGATTTCAGTATTGTACGTCCTCATTTGCTGGAGGCAGATATGGTAGTATTTGTAACCCCGATGTATTATTTCGGATTCTCTGCGCAGATCAAGAGTGTCATAGACAGGTTCTACTCCATCAACGGGAGAATAAAAGGGGCTCCCAAAAAGACGGCCTTCCTGATGGCGTATGCCAATAGTGCGTATAAGGATGCTGAAGCCATGCGAGTACATTACGCTACTTTGGCAAATTATCTTGGCTGGAGAGATATGGGGTCGGTCATAGCTCCGGGTGTATGGACTGCCGGTTCCATAAGAAACACAACATACGGAGAAGAAGCTTATCAACTTGGCAAAAGTTTATAACCATTAAAACAATCAGTATGAAACAACTTATAATGGCTCTTGTATTGGGTTGCCTGATGATTCCTTCCATGATGCAGGCTCAGAATGATACCCGGACAGATAGAACCGCTCTCTGTAAAGAGAACTACACGGCTCTTTTCAGCGGTGAAGCCTTAACCGGAAAAGGAACAGATCCTGAGTTTATGTCTATTCTCCAAAAGTTTATCTTCGGAGAAGTGTTTGCCGTAGGTGAACTTGACCATAAAACCCGCGAGCTGATTACCTGTACGGTCCTTACCACGATGCAGACCCTTCCGCAACTGAAATCCCATGCTGCGGCAGCCTTGAATGTAGGTGTGACGCCTGTTGAACTACGGGAAGCTGTCTATCAGTGCGCTCCGTTCATCGGCTTTCCGCGGACACTGAATGCCATCGGCATTATTAACGAGGTTTTCCGTGAAAAAGGCATTCCTTTGCCACTGGATGCCCAGGGTACTACCACAGAGGAGAATCGATATGAAAAAGGATTTGCTATCCAGAATCCCCTTTACGGAAACGAGATTGCTGAACGGATGGCGGATGTCCCGGGCGGTATGGGGGCTGATGTGGCCCGTTTCCTGACCGAATATTGCTTCGGTGATATTTATACCCGCAACGGTTTGGATGTCCAAACCAGGGAATTACTCATCTACTGCATTCTGACAACGCTGGAGGCCGATTCGCAACTTCAATCCCACACATTGGGAAATATGAAGTTAGGAACAAGTAAGGAAACACTTGTGGCGGCTGTTATTCAGTGCTTACCATATATTGGTTTTCCACCGGCCATGAAAGCGTTGAATGCCATCAAGAATGCCGGTCGAGAGACGGTGGATCCAACCAAACAGCTTGTACGTCTTTCAAAAATAGAAGTTGATTCTTCACGTCTGTCAGAGTATAATGCCTATCTGAAGGAGGAAATCGAGGCTTCCATGCGGCTTGAGCCTGGTGTGTTGACACTTTATGCCACAGCTGAGAAAGAGAACCCGAACAAGGTCACCATCTTGGAGATTTATGCTGATGAGGAGGCATATCGCAAACATATCCAAACTCCGCATTTTCAGAAATACAAACAGGGAACGCTCGATATGGTCAAGTCGCTTGAACTGGTAGACTCTACACCGCTGATTCCCGGACTAAAAATTAAATGACATGAAAAAGAGAATATTAGGAAAGAATGGACTGGAAGTGTCCGCTATCGGATTGGGTTGTATGGGATTCACGCAAAGTTATCCGCCTTATCCGGAAAAAAAGGAGGCGATTGCGACTATCCGCCAGGCCG includes:
- a CDS encoding flavodoxin family protein, which produces MKIVVLTGSPRRNGNTNYLADRFIAGAQEKGHEVFRFDCAAHKVNGCMACNRCGMDGDCVLKDDFSIVRPHLLEADMVVFVTPMYYFGFSAQIKSVIDRFYSINGRIKGAPKKTAFLMAYANSAYKDAEAMRVHYATLANYLGWRDMGSVIAPGVWTAGSIRNTTYGEEAYQLGKSL
- a CDS encoding amidohydrolase family protein: MMIFHGILHAQSVIDIHCHNVLPEFRALLEQHNAALEETFPLPEWSEDAHLKFMDEAGISQSVLSMPAPQPWFGDAEECRRAIRSYNESCARLKAKYPDRFLFCASLPLPDVDAALREAVYALDTLGADGIKLATNSRGQYVGDAELDTLMQILNERKAVVILHPHKPSPVHEDIIATTPLAVYEYPAETTRAVINMISRNVPARYPDVKFVVPHCGSFLPLAIPRMKAVHPAMVSKGFMQEIDWEANLRNLYYDLAGAATPEVVHTLLTITTPDHLLYGSDYPYQPDQVLKAGLERMRAWMSEDPSLASLLSGILYGNAVALFDKPW
- a CDS encoding carboxymuconolactone decarboxylase family protein encodes the protein MKQLIMALVLGCLMIPSMMQAQNDTRTDRTALCKENYTALFSGEALTGKGTDPEFMSILQKFIFGEVFAVGELDHKTRELITCTVLTTMQTLPQLKSHAAAALNVGVTPVELREAVYQCAPFIGFPRTLNAIGIINEVFREKGIPLPLDAQGTTTEENRYEKGFAIQNPLYGNEIAERMADVPGGMGADVARFLTEYCFGDIYTRNGLDVQTRELLIYCILTTLEADSQLQSHTLGNMKLGTSKETLVAAVIQCLPYIGFPPAMKALNAIKNAGRETVDPTKQLVRLSKIEVDSSRLSEYNAYLKEEIEASMRLEPGVLTLYATAEKENPNKVTILEIYADEEAYRKHIQTPHFQKYKQGTLDMVKSLELVDSTPLIPGLKIK